The Streptococcus sp. oral taxon 431 nucleotide sequence TTTCATTTTTTCTTGGTCTCTGTTGGTTTCCTTTGATAACCCAAACAGCCCATACCCCTATTAGGAATAAGACTATCAGTCCAAACAATGAATCCATAATGTCCACTCTCCTAAAATTGAACCCACTTATCATTATCCATAATAAAGGGCTTCACTAGACCTTCACCTGTATAGTTTTCGTATTTTGTATCTAGATATTTGTAGCAATCTTCCTTGGTTGCAAATTTGATAGCTTGATAAGGCTCCTCAAAAGTTAACTTTTCGACAAAGAGATAACCGTCCTCGCTTGGTACAAGTATGCCGACATGTCCGATAAAGAGGAATTGACCATCCAAGTCATCATGGACGACTACGGAGAGCATTCTTGCATTTTCATTAAACTTGAATTGAGAAAGGAACTGTTCCATCTTAGCAGCATGCACCTTAACATCTGTCGTTGCTTCGGTCTTGACTCTTGAGAATAAAATATCAAAAGCATCCTTGTCTTCTGCACCAAAGACTTTGCCCTTATCAATGGCATCATTATCGACAAACAAGAGGGAATCGTCTTTCTCTAACTTAGGGATTTCGATAGAATTTTTCAATAAACAATAACTGTTAATACGACAGTTAGTGCCGACAAAATCACCTTTCTTCGGTGCCCAAAGATTGCTTATCTTTTCAACATCATAGTCTGTTTTGGTAAATGTAGAAAAATCTCCAGTTAAGCCTACTGAACCAACAGTCGCGTTATAATCATTTACAAGGTTGAAAAATGCATCGACACTGTCTTTATCCAAATGTGCAGCCAAGGCTTTCCGAACTTCTTCTGCACTTGGTTGACTGTTCATATTGGTATAGCTAGCCTTCCAAGAAACCTGATTCGACTGTGATTGAGTCACTGAAGTTTCAGCAGTACTATCAGAAGTCTTTTGAGTTTGACTACAAGCTACTAAGGTCAAAAGAAGTGTTGAGCAAAGACCAATAGTCGCTAATCTTTTAAATTTCATAGGCTTTCCTTTGTTTAAAAAAATTGTTGTTAAAGGTAAATAAGATTATGCTTTCGGTTGAGAATAGACCTCGATATGCTTACCTAGCACCTTGACTTCTACTGGTAGGTCATCAGATTTGTCACCATCAACATCCGTTTCTAATTCGGAACCAGAAGAAATTTTTATATGACGAGCTTTTATGTACTCGATGTGATCATTTTCTACAACATCACCTTTTAATAAATCAGGGATAACTGACAATTTGGTAAGAATAGATGCATCTTTTAAAATCAAAATATTAGCATAACCATCCTTGTCTTCATCAAAGATTTTTTTGTCAGCGAAATAATTGGTAAGAAGAACTAAAACATGGCTGGCTGGGCCGATGTAATTTCCTTTTTCAGTCTCAACAGTAATATTAAATGCTTGATCTGTCACGACAGACTTCATGGTATTAATCGCATAGGCTAGCATACCAAACTTTGTTTTATCTTCAATTCCAACGTTATGAATGGCTTCTGGTAGTGAACCAATACTAAAGATATAACCAAAATAATTTCCATTTGATTTTCCGATATCAATCTTATTCGTAGAATTAAAATCGAGTTCGTCAATAGCCCCGTCAATATCTTGATTGATTTCTAACAACTTTGTAATGAGATTTCCAGTTCCTCCAGGTATAATTGCTAGTTTTGGAACATAGTCTCTTTCAGCGATACCTGAGATTACTTCATTGACAGTCCCATCTCCACCAAAAACAAGGACTGCATCATAATTCTCCCGAGAAGCTTCTGTGGCGAAGTTGGTGGCGTCTTGCGCTTTTTGTGTAATTCTGGTATCGACTTGCTCGAAGTATTTTTTTGCCTTACTTTCTAACTTTTCCTTATAATCTAAAGCCTTTTCTCCACCAGAGGTTGGATTGATAATCAACATTATTTTTTGCATTCATTTTCTCCTCAATATCTATTTGCATCTTTAGGCTATCAATATATCTTTTTTTGATACACTTTATTATATAATGATATTTCTAAAAACAAAAATTGAAAGTAGTAAACTAAAATAGATACAATCCTGAACTGTCTAAGAATTTTTCTTTCAAAATTCGAAAAATAAATTTGTGGAAAAAATTTTATCAAGTTACAAACTGAAGAAATCATCTCATTCACTCTTTCTTCATATACGACAGTTTTTATTTTACTTTAAAACAAAACCTATGCTTCTATTATTTTTTTAGCCACAAATGTTGTAAAAAACTAATATCTTTATAGGGTTTTAAATCACATACTGCAAGTTCAATCTTTGTCATTTCTTCTAACCAGTTTTCTTTGCTCTTAAATTCATTTGGTTGTAGACTGTAAAATGTTCGAATCCCCAAATAGTTTTCTAATTTAAGACCAGACAAAGCTAATAATTCCTCTATCGTATAAGTAGAACCACTTGCAAAAGATGGACTCTCAAAATTTTCACCATTGAGTAAGCTAAATGCTTGGTTGATGTCATTAGCAAAAACAACACTTTGTAGAACTTTTCCAACGTGATTATGCTTGATAATTGAAATCAAGCCATCATCTTTTAAAATTCTTTTGAACTCCAGAAGATAGTCTTTTCGGTCATTAGGATCTATATATTCTAAAACATTATGGCAAAGGACAAGATCAAAGGATTTATCCGTAAAACGAGCGAGTTGGTCAATACTTCCCCACAATTTTTCATAGGATGTGGAAGAGTTGGCATAGAGCATTTCCTCATTAGGTTCAACAGAAATAACTTGATTCTTGCGAGAAAGAAATTCACTGACCAAACCAAATCCAGATCCAAAATCTAGAATTTTCTTACCTTCCAGATGAGCAAGTTGGGCAAAGGTTATTTCATATTGTATCTTTCCCCAAGGTTGTTTTAACATATTTCTATAATGTTCAAGATCAGATTTTTTGCTTGTCATGTCTTACCTCATTAAAACTGATATTTTTCTTTAAAATCATTTCTTTTAATAATTTACAGTAAACTGCCGAATTTTCAGTGATCTTGCGACAGTGGTCATATCCTTGCCAAATGTGAAATGTAGCATGAGGATACTTTTTGGGGACAACTTTTTTTGCAACTATCAAGTCGAATTCTTTTGAACCATAAAAGAAAACACAACTCTTTTGTTCCTCTGGCGTAAGATTAGGTAAAGCTACAAATGCACAATCATGGGAAATATGTCTGATACTTTCTTCATCCATAGCAATGAAAGAATCCGCCATCATCTCTCCTTTTTCTCCATAAAGTGCAACCATCTTACGAACAGCAAGATCTCTATTTCGCAGAGCTTTTCTGTGCTTTATTAACAATAAATACCTAGTAAAGACATCAAACAAGGGCGCATTTGTCCATAAACTAACCCCTTCAAAAACAAGTTTCCCAAACCTGATATCCTTGTAATTCAATAATTGCAGTAACACAACTCCACCCAAGGATGCACCAAAAGCTAAACACAAGTCTTTTATATGATGATCCTTTAGATAATCATAGATCATTTGGCTTTCCTTAAGAGCCGATTCGTAGATTAGCGAAGCTGATTGCCCATGCGCCGACAAATCCGGAATGATATATCTAAACTCTTGCCCCATCTGGTCTGCAATCAGGGACTTCATCCCTTGAGCCGATGATAACATCGGGTGGATTAACAATATCGTATCTTTCTGATTAGAATTAAGATCAAGAATGTTCATTATCTATCACCAGATTTCTTTCCTTTTTAGCCCTTATCCTTAAAGAACTTATACCATCCATTTATGATTTATTCAGATAAATGCAACAATTATAATACCTTCACTTGAACCCCTTGCTTGTCGAAGGTTTTTTTGACATGTTCAAAATTACTGCTTATGATAGTCGCTTGCTTCAGATTTGAAAACTGTTGCAGTTCTTTAAGACTAACTTCATTTAGATCGAAACTATCATCTTCACCGTCCCACTGAGGTATCAAATTCAGATAAATTTCATTTCCTCCATCCATATAGATTTCTTGGACATGTTGGGCGTACTCCTTAGGGATTTGGAGCTTTTCAAAATGGTCTAAAGCAGGTTGAATGATCTCCATACTTTCAGTATCAATATCCAACTCGCTAAACTCTTCCGCAAAGTCAAAAATATCAAAAGCAGGCTTTAGAACTCCTTCCTCTTTAATGACTGCCTAAATGTATCTCACCAATTGATAAAAGATGCTCGCATAGATGATATATTAGCAACAAGTGATGAACTTACTGCGGGACTCATAAAAGGATATTAAGAAAGTGGGAACAAATGTCCCTATATTATTGGTCAGGAACATTTGTTAGTTGGACCACTGTTAAACCTCCCAACCATATACGACAAATCCTATTCATTATGAAAATTAGCTTTTAGACAAGCCTTATCTGAAACAATTAGTCAAGAGGTTTTGATCTCAGAGTTTTTATCTCAAGACAAGTATACTTTCAAAAATTAAACAAAAAACCTTAGAAACAAGGCCTTTTGTTATTCAAGTTTTTAGCAAGATTCCTTACTTTTATAAATCAAGTCATCTAGCCCACTTTTGCTGATAGTAATCATTTCCTCCCTATAATGAAAATCCTTTATTAGCTAGATAACATTAAAATCTGTCTAGCTATACATCATTAGCAAAAGAATTCCTGTTGCATTTCCAAGAATATGAGAAAGTGTAGAAATCAAACAATTCCCAGACTTTTTATAAATCATTGCATAGATGATACTATCAACAAAAATCATGAAAATATCGTAGCTTACAAGCCCAACGCTTCCACTAGAAATATGGGCTATCGCGAACAATAAAGAAGATAGAATGGCACAAAGCCAAAATGGTATAATTCTCATTGACTTACCAAGAAAGAAACCTCTCCATGCAATTTCTTCCCCCAAGGCTGCGATTACTATTTGAACCATAAGGAGCGGTATTTTATCGAAGGATAACATACCATCCGTTCTTCCCAAAATATGACTAGCAAAAGCGCCCTTAAATATCATATCGCCGATAAGCAAAGTTGCTGCAGCGGTTCCTACAGGAAGCAAGACCAAAAGAAATACCCCTTGTTTTTTCAGATCATCGAAAAATGATTTAAAGCGCAAACTTGATTCTATATGTGATTTCTTATCAAAATGTTCAAGAACAAAGAAAAAGAGAATACCAATCAGTACAGTGAGACCTGACAAAGAAAGTTCAGGTATTATCTTTGTCAAAGACAATACTGCCATTAGAAACAAACCAATGATCGTAGTATATACAGACTTTTTATCTATTTTAGCAAAATCAGGCATAAATATTTCTCCTCAACGTTAGTAGGTCGACATGGTTATACATTTGTCCTGAATTGTCAAACTAAGTTCACAATTCAAAACTTAAAAAACTTTCGCCAAAAGGTTTCTAGGATTTCACGAGCAAAGTTACACACTCAACAATTCGCTGTTGTCGTTGGTAATCGAATCCAGTTTGCTGAGCTTGAACACCTTGAAAAACGGTCAAGGACATAAAAACCGAGACCATCGCAACAATAACATTTTTCAAAAACCGTTTTGTAACCATGATAAAACTCCCACATTTCTATCTAGTAATATTATAGCAGAAAAAAGCGGTTACAAACATATAAGATCTGTTTAGATTTCGATTTTTTGTTTTATTAAATAAAACGATGGTTCCCCTGTACTAAGTTTTTACAACAACTCTACATCAATGCCAGCTTCATCAAAAACTGCTTTGACTTGTTTGAAATTGCTGCTCATGATGGTTGCTTCTTCCAAGTTCGGAAACTGTCTTAATTCTTCCACACCTACTTCATTAAGATCAAAGGTCTCATCTTCACCGTCCCACTGAGGTATCAGATTCATATAAATCTCGTTACCTCCGTCCATATCGATTTCTTGAACTTGTTCAGCATATTTCTTAGGTATAGGAAGATTTATCATATATTCAAGTGCCGGCTGAATAATCTCTATACTTTCTGTGTCGATTTCCTCTTCACTAAATTCTTCCGCAAAATCATAGATGTCAAAGTAGGGTTTCAGTACTCGTAAATCATACATCAAAACTTGGATAATAGTTAGTTTAAAATTTATATTGTCAAAGTGTAGCAGTTCTTCGTCAGTTTCTTTTAACTTGTAGCTTTCCCGTTCATGTTTAATCTCTGGAAAGTAGGAAATAGAAAGTGTGTCAGTGATGGTCTCTGCAATTCCATTAAAATTCGTTCCGTAAGGGGTCCATAAAATAAGGTTAAAATCCCCTACTCTATGCCTATCAGAAAAGAAATAAGGAGATTTTCCATCTGATAATACCATAGCTTGACATGGTTGCTTTGGTAATTCTTTCTCTCCAGTCATAGATTTTACAAAATCGCCATAGTAGAGGAAAACTGTAGAAATCAAATGTTCCTCATCAATGTAGGTCTTACATTTTTTTAAATGATTATTAATTGAGAAAGAATGTTCAAATACAATACCAGTATTGTCATAAATGTATTTAATAAACTTATTATCTCTTTTGACAACCTGGTCAGGCTTCCCCAAAGCAGCTTCAATATCTTTCAAGGACAAAGGAAAAGCTAAGCTAGTTCCGTTAATAATCATTGAATTGTTTTGAAGATTGATTTCAAGTTTTTTGTGTGTTTTTTTCTTAAAAAAATGAAACATATTACTACCTTTTCTTAAGTTTCTTCCAGATAAATTTTGACCGCTTGGTATTCCTGTTCTTTAGCATAGGCAAACACCTCTGAAGCTCTAATGTAATCAAAAATATTTTCCTCTAAATCTTCATCCCAGATTGATTCATGAAATATTTCATTCTCTTGACTTGCTTCATAGAAAATATCAAGGTGAACTTGATAAAACTCTTCATCTTCATTTGGAGCTTATCTTACTAAGGATAGTTGAAACATTGGCTTATCAGATATAGCTGTAAATGTCCCTGTTTCAAATAAAATCATCTCATCCTCAATAGGCTCACGACACAAGTCTTCAAAGATTGCTACCATTTCCTCTAAGGGCATCTTATCGGTGATTCTTTCTCTTAAAAATTCAAGTGATTGCTTCATATTGCTCCTCTTTCTACATGTTTACCATTAGAAACTGACTAAAAATTAAAAGTAACCTATAACTCTAATAATCTCTATAAAATAGTATATACCTATCGCGATAGCTATCATAATTGCTAGAACAACTAAACCAATGATAATCCTTGCCCAGATATGCCTTTGTGCCTGTTCAATGACAAAAGCACTAAGAGACGCGAACGATAATCCAAAAGCTAGAAAAATAGATATTGCCCAAACAAACGGAATAACTATCATCCATGGATATGGAAATGGTTGGCCGACTGGATGATTTTCTAAAATAAAATAAGTAATAATCGCAACTAGATACAAAAAAATATTCACGATATATAAATATTTAAAAACCTGACGTCTATGAACGAATACCATCAATCCTAAGACGAAAATCATGATAAGGGGGATGAAAAGACGCCCCCAAATAAAACTGTCATTAAACATAGCTAACTCCTATATCTTATGCAAAATCAATTTCAACTACCAATGCTGCAATTTACTAATCTGGTCTCCCTTATTCCTGATGATTCCAAAGATATTTTTCTGAATGACACCAGCCAGAAATATAGTCTAGCATTTCTGCAAACCACTCTTTTATCATTCCATCTTGTAAGCTGTCATAGTATGTAAAAAATCTCTCATAAACTTGTGTCTCCTTCATACCTAGATGATGGATTTTCCTTAAAAGATCATACCCTAACTCCGCATATTCTTGATAATTTTCAGCTATAACCTGATTCGAATATTCGATTATTTGAAGAAATAAGCTCTCAAATTCAGTCAACTTTCTCACCTCTGATCTAGCTTTTGACTCCATAAAATAACTAATCTTAACTTGGAAAAATCCTATTAAAAAATAGAATTCCTACACCCTTTATTATACTACATTAACAGAAAAAAGACTGAACCAGATGGCTTTCAGCTTGGTTTCAGTCTAGATCTTTTTGATAATCAGAATAGCCGCTGTAAGGACGTCTATCCCAAAATTAATTCCATGTAAAAGGGTTAATAAATACATATGCTTGGCAGCTATGGAAATCATAAAATCTCCTAAGAACTAACCTGGCTCATCTTTTAATCTAACTTGATAGTTTCAGAAAGGATAATTGCCCCAGTACCACTGACATCAAAAAATCCCACATCATGTTTTAAGGCTAACATGAGCATTGTATTATATGCTGCTTCTGCTTGTGTCCATACAAATCCTGCATAGATAAAATTCTTACCAATACTATAGTCAGTAAAACGACTTTCCAGCTCTTGGTCATTCTCTAAAGCATCATCCAAATCAAAGTCACCATTCATAGGAGGAAATAGTTTTATCATGTCCAGAAACCAACTTTTTAGTTTGCTTGAACTAACTTCAATTGAATCATAATCGTGGTCTTCCTTCCACTCCACTTGCTCCTCATACCATTCTAAAAATTCAGCTTTACTAGCTGGTGCGATTGATTTCTCAAATACTACTAAATCATAAGACATAGCTATACCTTTCTCTTTTATTATCATTACGCATATTTTCTCAATATCCTATACAGCTTCTCTCAGCTATGCAAACTTTCAATCACGATTA carries:
- a CDS encoding DUF4300 family protein, which translates into the protein MKFKRLATIGLCSTLLLTLVACSQTQKTSDSTAETSVTQSQSNQVSWKASYTNMNSQPSAEEVRKALAAHLDKDSVDAFFNLVNDYNATVGSVGLTGDFSTFTKTDYDVEKISNLWAPKKGDFVGTNCRINSYCLLKNSIEIPKLEKDDSLLFVDNDAIDKGKVFGAEDKDAFDILFSRVKTEATTDVKVHAAKMEQFLSQFKFNENARMLSVVVHDDLDGQFLFIGHVGILVPSEDGYLFVEKLTFEEPYQAIKFATKEDCYKYLDTKYENYTGEGLVKPFIMDNDKWVQF
- a CDS encoding diacylglycerol/lipid kinase family protein, whose product is MQKIMLIINPTSGGEKALDYKEKLESKAKKYFEQVDTRITQKAQDATNFATEASRENYDAVLVFGGDGTVNEVISGIAERDYVPKLAIIPGGTGNLITKLLEINQDIDGAIDELDFNSTNKIDIGKSNGNYFGYIFSIGSLPEAIHNVGIEDKTKFGMLAYAINTMKSVVTDQAFNITVETEKGNYIGPASHVLVLLTNYFADKKIFDEDKDGYANILILKDASILTKLSVIPDLLKGDVVENDHIEYIKARHIKISSGSELETDVDGDKSDDLPVEVKVLGKHIEVYSQPKA
- a CDS encoding class I SAM-dependent methyltransferase yields the protein MTSKKSDLEHYRNMLKQPWGKIQYEITFAQLAHLEGKKILDFGSGFGLVSEFLSRKNQVISVEPNEEMLYANSSTSYEKLWGSIDQLARFTDKSFDLVLCHNVLEYIDPNDRKDYLLEFKRILKDDGLISIIKHNHVGKVLQSVVFANDINQAFSLLNGENFESPSFASGSTYTIEELLALSGLKLENYLGIRTFYSLQPNEFKSKENWLEEMTKIELAVCDLKPYKDISFLQHLWLKK
- a CDS encoding alpha/beta hydrolase — its product is MNILDLNSNQKDTILLIHPMLSSAQGMKSLIADQMGQEFRYIIPDLSAHGQSASLIYESALKESQMIYDYLKDHHIKDLCLAFGASLGGVVLLQLLNYKDIRFGKLVFEGVSLWTNAPLFDVFTRYLLLIKHRKALRNRDLAVRKMVALYGEKGEMMADSFIAMDEESIRHISHDCAFVALPNLTPEEQKSCVFFYGSKEFDLIVAKKVVPKKYPHATFHIWQGYDHCRKITENSAVYCKLLKEMILKKNISFNEVRHDKQKI
- a CDS encoding DUF6892 domain-containing protein — protein: MKEEGVLKPAFDIFDFAEEFSELDIDTESMEIIQPALDHFEKLQIPKEYAQHVQEIYMDGGNEIYLNLIPQWDGEDDSFDLNEVSLKELQQFSNLKQATIISSNFEHVKKTFDKQGVQVKVL
- a CDS encoding CPBP family intramembrane glutamic endopeptidase, which codes for MPDFAKIDKKSVYTTIIGLFLMAVLSLTKIIPELSLSGLTVLIGILFFFVLEHFDKKSHIESSLRFKSFFDDLKKQGVFLLVLLPVGTAAATLLIGDMIFKGAFASHILGRTDGMLSFDKIPLLMVQIVIAALGEEIAWRGFFLGKSMRIIPFWLCAILSSLLFAIAHISSGSVGLVSYDIFMIFVDSIIYAMIYKKSGNCLISTLSHILGNATGILLLMMYS
- a CDS encoding DUF6892 domain-containing protein, with product MIINGTSLAFPLSLKDIEAALGKPDQVVKRDNKFIKYIYDNTGIVFEHSFSINNHLKKCKTYIDEEHLISTVFLYYGDFVKSMTGEKELPKQPCQAMVLSDGKSPYFFSDRHRVGDFNLILWTPYGTNFNGIAETITDTLSISYFPEIKHERESYKLKETDEELLHFDNINFKLTIIQVLMYDLRVLKPYFDIYDFAEEFSEEEIDTESIEIIQPALEYMINLPIPKKYAEQVQEIDMDGGNEIYMNLIPQWDGEDETFDLNEVGVEELRQFPNLEEATIMSSNFKQVKAVFDEAGIDVELL